One window of the Periophthalmus magnuspinnatus isolate fPerMag1 chromosome 6, fPerMag1.2.pri, whole genome shotgun sequence genome contains the following:
- the lcat gene encoding phosphatidylcholine-sterol acyltransferase, with the protein MGSMGRIWPAALLLMFVGLQHSSCFWVINVMFPPPIKPTIPNNSTPPLVIVPGNLGNRLEAKIDKPTLVHWLCFKKTPHWFPLWIDLNMFMPVGVDCWIDNIRLVYNRTTRRSSNSPGVQVRVPGFGETYTIEFLDNNKLAGYFHTMVEHLVSVGYSRNGTIRGAPYDWRVAPNENEEYLVKLRELVEDMYKQYQKPVYLLGHSMGCHYVLYFLNQQPQAWKDRFIKGFISLGAPWGGAVKALRVMASGNNDGIPMLSNVKIREEQRMITTNPWMLPFDEFWPKEHVLVSTPTANYTTQDYERFFTDINFENGWHMWLDTKNLTGDLHPPGVEVWCMYGVGLPTPVTYIYDEGFPNADPVDFVYADGDDTVDSFSTSLCKRWIGKQSKPVHVTEFQGLMHLDMVYHEKVLNLIQYILEGKSETPSEIDVRV; encoded by the exons ATGGGCTCAATGGGACGCATCTGGCCGGCGGCGCTGCTGTTGATGTTTGTGGGTTTGCAGCACTCCTCGTGTTTTTGGGTAATTAACGTGATGTTCCCTCCTCCTATAAAGCCAACTATTCCAAACAACAGCACTCCTCCACTCGTCATTG TTCCTGGGAACTTAGGAAACCGCCTGGAAGCCAAGATTGACAAACCTACATTGGTCCATTGGTTGTGctttaaaaaaacaccacactGGTTCCCTCTGTGGATTGATCTCAACATGTTCATGCCAGTTGGTGTTGACTGCTGGATTGATAATATTAG GCTTGTTTACAACCGAACAACTCGGCGATCATCCAACTCTCCAGGTGTCCAGGTGCGGGTGCCAGGATTTGGGGAGACCTACACCATTGAGTTTCTTGATAATAACAAGCTGGCAG GTTACTTTCACACAATGGTAGAACATTTGGTCTCCGTGGGCTACTCTCGGAATGGGACCATCCGAGGTGCTCCATACGACTGGAGGGTGGCTCCTA ATGAGAATGAGGAGTACCTGGTGAAGCTTCGTGAGTTGGTGGAGGACATGTACAAGCAGTACCAGAAGCCTGTTTATCTACTGGGCCACAGTATGGGCTGTCACTATGTGCTCTATTTCCTCAACCAACAACCCCAGGCCTGGAAGGACAGATTCATCAAAGGCTTCATCTCCCTAGGGGCTCCATGGGGGGGTGCTGTTAAGGCACTCAGAGTCATGGCATCAG GTAACAATGATGGGATCCCAATGCTTTCTAACGTAAAGATCCGTGAAGAGCAGAGGATGATAACAACTAATCCTTGGATGCTGCCATTTGATGAGTTTTGGCCAAAAGAACATGTATTGGTCTCCACTCCAACAGCTAACTACACCACCCAGGACTATGAGCGCTTCTTCACAGACATCAACTTTGAGAATGGCTG GCACATGTGGTTAGACACCAAGAACCTGACAGGAGATCTTCATCCTCCTGGAGTTGAAGTCTGGTGTATGTATGGTGTTGGACTGCCTACTCCGGTCACATACATTTACGATGAGGGCTTTCCCAACGCGGACCCTGTGGACTTTGTGTATGCTGATGGGGATGACACAGTGGATAGCTTTAGCACAAGTTTGTGCAAGCGCTGGATCGGAAAGCAGAGCAAACCTGTTCATGTCACAGAGTTCCAAGGTCTTATGCACCTGGATATGGTGTACCATGAGAAGGTGCTCAATCTAATCCAGTATATTCTTGAGGGCAAATCTGAAACACCCAGTGAGATTGACGTTAGGGTGTAA
- the uba2 gene encoding SUMO-activating enzyme subunit 2, with the protein MVQLVGPLRKELAETLSTCKVLVVGAGGIGCELLKNLVLTGFKNIEVIDLDTIDVSNLNRQFLFQKKHVGKSKSQVAKESALQFCPSANIVAYHDSIMNPDYNVEFFRKFVLVMNALDNRAARNHVNRMCLAADIPLIESGTAGYLGQVSVIKKGLTECYECQPKPAQKTFPGCTIRNTPSEPIHCIVWAKYLFNQLFGEEDADQEVSPDTADPEAAWNPEDAAARATASEKDGDIKRVSTKEWARSTGYDAVKLFNKLFKDDIMYLLTMDKLWKKRKAPTPLDWHQVEKNESPKESECTSAGLKDQQVLGVWGYSQLFQQSVETLRSQLEEKGDGAELVWDKDDPPAMDFVTAAANLRMHIFSMNMKSRFDVKSMAGNIIPAIATTNAVIAGLIVLEGLKILSGEIESCRSIFLNKVPNLRKKLLVPCVLDPPSANCYVCASKPEVTVKLNVNKTMVVSLQDRILKERFGMVAPDVQIEDGKGTILISSEEGETEANNSKFLSDFGIRNGSRLQADDFLQDYTLLVNVLHTEELERDVEFEVVGEAPDKAPPPQNKPEDSNNIANGNKDSAQPSTSSKAPADDNDIMIVDSDDDGAASSSAVETPSSHKRKHSDAETGETSAKRPRTDQTTAEEDDDDIIALD; encoded by the exons ATGGTCCAACTAGTGGGTCCCCTCCGAAAAGAGCTTGCCGAGACCCTTTCCACTTGCAAGGTGCTGGTCGTGGGGGCAGGAGGGATCGGCTGTGAGCTGCTGAAGAACCTTGTCCTCACCGGCTTCAAGAATATCGAAGTG ATTGACCTGGACACAATTGATGTCAGCAACCTAAATCGCCAGTTCCTTTTTCAAAAGAAGCATGTTGGGAAGTCTAAATCCCAg gTGGCCAAAGAGAGCGCCTTACAATTTTGTCCCTCTGCCAATATTGTTGCTTACCATGACAGTATAATGAA CCCCGACTACAATGTGGAATTCTTTAGAAAGTTTGTGCTGGTTATGAATGCCTTGGACAACAGAg CTGCCCGCAACCATGTGAATAGGATGTGCTTGGCAGCAGATATCCCTCTCATAGAAAGTGGTACAGCAGGATACCTTGGACAAGTATCTGTTATTAAAAAG GGATTGACAGAGTGCTACGAGTGCCAGCCCAAACCTGCTCAGAAGACTTTTCCAGGTTGTACCATAAGAAACACACCATCCGAGCCCATTCACTGTATTGTATGGGCCAAATATCTTTTTAA TCAGCTATTTGGAGAGGAGGATGCTGATCAGGAAGTTTCTCCAGACACTGCAGACCCAGAAGCTGCAT GGAATCCTGAAGATGCAGCTGCCCGTGCCACAGCATCAGAAAAAGATGGAGACATTAAACGTGTATCCACCAAGGAATGGGCCCGTTCCACAGGATATGATGCTGTAAAACTTTTCAACAAG CTATTTAAAGATGACATCATGTACTTGTTAACCATGGATAAGCTATGGAAAAAGAGGAAAGCACCTACACCTTTGGACTGGCACCAAGTGGAGAAAAATG AAAGTCCTAAAGAGTCAGAGTGTACTAGTGCAGGTCTAAAGGACCAGCAGGTCCTTGGTGTTTGGGGCTACAGCCAACTTTTCCAACAAAGTGTAGAGACTCTTCGCTCGCAGCTGGAAGAGAAGGGAGACGGAGCAGAGCTTGTATGGGACAAG GATGACCCACCAGCTATGGACTTTGTTACTGCTGCAGCCAATCTGCGAATGCACATCTTTAGCATGAATATGAAGAGTCGTTTTGATGTGAAGT CCATGGCTGGAAACATCATTCCTGCAATAGCTACAACCAATGCTGTAATTGCAGGACTAATTGTATTGGAGGGGCTAAAAATCTTGTCTGGGGAGATTGAGTCATGTCGTTCA ATCTTCTTGAATAAGGTTCCAAACCTCAGGAAGAAGTTGCTGGTGCCTTGTGTGCTTGACCCTCCAAGTGCTAACTGCTATGTTTGTGCCAGTAAACCAGAAGTTACTGTCAAACTCAATGTCAACAAAACCATGGTTGTTTCCCTCCAGGACAGA ATCCTTAAGGAGAGGTTTGGGATGGTGGCTCCAGATGTGCAGATAGAAGATGGAAAAGGGACCATTCTCATCTCCtcagaggaaggagagacagaag CCAACAACAGCAAGTTCCTCTCAGACTTTGGGATTCGTAATGGCAGCCGTCTCCAAGCTGACGACTTTCTTCAAGACTATACGCTCCTTGTCAATGTTCTACACAC TGAGGAACTCGAGAGGGATGTGGAATTTGAAGTAGTTGGTGAAGCCCCAGACAAAGCCCCTCCTCCACAGAATAAACCAGAAGATTCAAACAATATTGCCAATGGCAACAAGGACTCTGCCCAGCCGTCCACCTCCTCCAAAG CTCCAGCAGATGACAATGACATCATGATTGTGGACTCTGACGATGATGGAGCAGCTTCAAGCTCAGCCGTAGAAACTCCCAGCAGCCACAAGAGGAAGCACTCGGACGCAGAAACGGGAGAAACCTCAGCCAAACGTCCACGGACAGACCAAACCACTGCTGAAGAGGACGATGACGATATCATCGCTCTGGACTAG
- the ca5a gene encoding carbonic anhydrase 5A, mitochondrial isoform X1, whose product MVTSVIRPLASQLRRQLVRVAKSHRISPVRTCNLTACSSKFVLSQMHPMWQEPLAVPGGDRQSPIDIAVRKSVFDSKLKPLITDYDPKTCQQIWNNGYSFLVEYDDTTDKSTLKGGPLEDKFRLCQFHFHWGECNSWGSEHTVDRRLFPAELHLVHWNADKYSLFEEAVVEDNGLAVLGVFLKIGKRHEGLQKLVDALPTIRHKGSVVEFTKFDPACLLPPNIDNYWTYHGSLTTPPLTESVTWIVMKQHIEVSHDQLAVFRSLLFTAAEEEVQKSMVNNFRETQPLRGRTVRSSFTPFLKDSGLDEVKEHSH is encoded by the exons ATGGTGACATCGGTAATAAGACCGCTGGCCTCTCAGCTTCGGCGGCAGCTGGTCCGGGTCGCGAAGAGCCACCGGATCAGCCCGGTCCGGACATGTAACCTCACAGCCTGCTCCAGCAAGTTCGTCCTGTCTCAGA TGCATCCCATGTGGCAGGAGCCCCTTGCGGTACCAGGTGGTGATCGCCAGTCGCCCATTGATATTGCTGTACGGAAAAGTGTCTTTGATTCAAAACTGAAGCCTTTAATCACAGACTACGACCCGAAAACCTGCCAACAAATCTGGAACAACGGTTACTCTTTCCTGGTTGAATATGATGATACCACAGACAAGTCAA CACTGAAAGGAGGCCCCCTTGAAGACAAATTCAGGCTGTGTCAGTTCCACTTTCACTGGGGCGAGTGCAATTCCTGGGGCTCTGAGCACACTGTGGACAGGAGACTATTCCCAGCTGAG CTCCACTTGGTGCACTGGAATGCAGACAAGTACAGTCTGTTTGAAGAAGCTGTGGTAGAAGACAATGGACTGGCTGTTTTAGGAGTGTTTCTAAAG ATTGGCAAGAGGCATGAGGGTCTGCAGAAACTAGTAGATGCACTGCCAACAATCAGACACAAG GGTAGTGTAGTGGAGTTCACCAAATTTGACCCGGCATGTCTACTTCCCCCTAATATCGACAATTATTGGACCTATCATGGCTCTCTGACCACGCCTCCTCTAACAGAGTCTGTCACCTGGATCGTCATGAAGCAGCATATCGAAGTCAGCCATGACCAG CTGGCAGTGTTTCGAAGCCTCTTGTTCActgctgcagaggaggaggtccaaAAGAGCATGGTCAATAACTTTCGGGAGACTCAGCCTCTCCGGggccgcactgtccgctcctccTTCACCCCATTCCTTAAGGACTCAGGGTTGGATGAGGTGAAGGAGCACAGTCACTGA
- the ca5a gene encoding carbonic anhydrase 5A, mitochondrial isoform X2, giving the protein MDCLDMRKVDEHCRKLHPMWQEPLAVPGGDRQSPIDIAVRKSVFDSKLKPLITDYDPKTCQQIWNNGYSFLVEYDDTTDKSTLKGGPLEDKFRLCQFHFHWGECNSWGSEHTVDRRLFPAELHLVHWNADKYSLFEEAVVEDNGLAVLGVFLKIGKRHEGLQKLVDALPTIRHKGSVVEFTKFDPACLLPPNIDNYWTYHGSLTTPPLTESVTWIVMKQHIEVSHDQLAVFRSLLFTAAEEEVQKSMVNNFRETQPLRGRTVRSSFTPFLKDSGLDEVKEHSH; this is encoded by the exons atGGACTGTTTAGACATGAGGAAAGTTGATGAGCACTGTAGAAAAT TGCATCCCATGTGGCAGGAGCCCCTTGCGGTACCAGGTGGTGATCGCCAGTCGCCCATTGATATTGCTGTACGGAAAAGTGTCTTTGATTCAAAACTGAAGCCTTTAATCACAGACTACGACCCGAAAACCTGCCAACAAATCTGGAACAACGGTTACTCTTTCCTGGTTGAATATGATGATACCACAGACAAGTCAA CACTGAAAGGAGGCCCCCTTGAAGACAAATTCAGGCTGTGTCAGTTCCACTTTCACTGGGGCGAGTGCAATTCCTGGGGCTCTGAGCACACTGTGGACAGGAGACTATTCCCAGCTGAG CTCCACTTGGTGCACTGGAATGCAGACAAGTACAGTCTGTTTGAAGAAGCTGTGGTAGAAGACAATGGACTGGCTGTTTTAGGAGTGTTTCTAAAG ATTGGCAAGAGGCATGAGGGTCTGCAGAAACTAGTAGATGCACTGCCAACAATCAGACACAAG GGTAGTGTAGTGGAGTTCACCAAATTTGACCCGGCATGTCTACTTCCCCCTAATATCGACAATTATTGGACCTATCATGGCTCTCTGACCACGCCTCCTCTAACAGAGTCTGTCACCTGGATCGTCATGAAGCAGCATATCGAAGTCAGCCATGACCAG CTGGCAGTGTTTCGAAGCCTCTTGTTCActgctgcagaggaggaggtccaaAAGAGCATGGTCAATAACTTTCGGGAGACTCAGCCTCTCCGGggccgcactgtccgctcctccTTCACCCCATTCCTTAAGGACTCAGGGTTGGATGAGGTGAAGGAGCACAGTCACTGA